Proteins encoded in a region of the Sphingopyxis sp. OAS728 genome:
- a CDS encoding putative DNA modification/repair radical SAM protein: protein MSAKPILEKLAVLADAAKYDASCASSGTVKRDSTQSKGIGSTEGMGICHSYAPDGRCISLLKILLTNFCIYDCRFCINRASSNVERARFSPQEVVTLTLDFYKRNYIEGLFLSSGIIRSEDYTMEQLIEVARILREEHRFGGYIHLKTIAGADPGLIALAGLYADRLSTNVELPTEAGLSSFAPEKKPETIRKTMASVRVGAEDAIEAAKSRLIGKAMPPRFAPAGQSTQMIVGADAARDDDILKTATNLYSGYQLRRVYYSAYSPIPDASRDLPPVRPPLMREHRLYQADWLLRFYGFERAEIMEGASGGMLDLAIDPKLAWALQRREAFPVDINRAPRELLLRVPGLGTRAVDRIVAARRLGKLRLGDLAKLTASVKKVLPFIVTPDWRPGKLTDSADLRARFAPPAEQLALAL, encoded by the coding sequence ATGTCCGCCAAACCGATTCTGGAAAAGCTGGCCGTGCTGGCCGATGCCGCCAAATATGATGCGTCCTGCGCGTCGTCGGGGACGGTGAAGCGCGATTCGACCCAGAGCAAGGGTATCGGGTCGACCGAGGGGATGGGCATTTGCCACAGCTATGCCCCCGACGGGCGCTGCATCTCGCTGCTCAAGATCTTGCTGACCAATTTCTGCATCTACGACTGCCGCTTCTGCATCAACCGCGCGTCGAGCAATGTCGAGCGCGCGCGCTTCAGCCCGCAGGAAGTCGTCACGCTGACGCTCGATTTTTACAAGCGCAATTATATCGAGGGGCTGTTCCTGTCATCGGGGATCATCCGGTCCGAAGATTATACGATGGAGCAGCTCATCGAGGTCGCGCGCATCCTGCGCGAAGAGCATCGTTTCGGCGGCTATATCCATTTGAAGACGATTGCCGGCGCGGATCCGGGGCTGATCGCGCTCGCGGGGCTTTATGCCGATCGGCTGTCGACCAATGTCGAACTGCCGACCGAGGCGGGGCTGTCGAGCTTCGCGCCCGAAAAGAAGCCCGAGACGATCCGCAAGACGATGGCGTCGGTGCGCGTCGGTGCCGAGGATGCGATCGAAGCCGCGAAGAGCCGGCTGATCGGCAAGGCGATGCCGCCGCGCTTTGCCCCCGCAGGGCAATCGACGCAGATGATCGTCGGGGCCGATGCGGCACGCGACGATGATATATTGAAAACCGCGACGAACCTCTATTCGGGCTATCAACTCCGCCGTGTCTATTATTCGGCGTACAGCCCGATCCCCGATGCGAGCCGCGACCTGCCGCCGGTGCGCCCGCCGCTGATGCGCGAGCACCGGCTGTATCAGGCCGACTGGCTGCTGCGCTTCTATGGCTTCGAGCGCGCCGAGATCATGGAGGGCGCGAGCGGCGGCATGCTCGACCTCGCGATCGATCCGAAGCTCGCGTGGGCGCTCCAGCGACGCGAGGCCTTCCCGGTCGACATCAACCGCGCGCCGCGCGAACTGCTGCTGCGCGTGCCGGGGCTGGGGACGCGCGCAGTCGATCGCATCGTCGCGGCGCGGCGGCTGGGGAAGCTGCGGCTCGGCGACCTCGCGAAGCTGACGGCGTCGGTGAAGAAGGTTTTGCCGTTTATCGTCACGCCCGACTGGCGGCCGGGCAAGCTCACCGACAGCGCCGACCTCCGCGCACGCTTCGCGCCGCCGGCGGAGCAGCTGGCGCTCGCGCTGTGA
- a CDS encoding UdgX family uracil-DNA binding protein (This protein belongs to the uracil DNA glycosylase superfamily, members of which act in excision repair of DNA. However, it belongs more specifically to UdgX branch, whose founding member was found to bind uracil in DNA (where it does not belong), without cleaving it, appears to promote DNA repair by a pathway involving RecA, rather than base excision.) has translation MREVVLAEPGDFAEWRSAARGLLASGVAPEDVSWRGSEEGASLFGDETVGAPAGAVSLPRELLEIAERVICHRDPEVPARLYRIIWRAARDRQLLARTTDAEVDWLRKADKAVRRDVHKMHAFVRFRRLGEEAGRESFAAWFEPSHRILRLTAPFFQRRFYGMDWAIVTPDARAIWKNEALTYGPGGTKGEVPGSDVVEDQWRTYYGAIFNPARVKIDAMRAEMPKKYWKNLPEAQDIAPLLAGAEARVERMREAAVSLANPLTDKWRTRVPDELLLDDDVKTLGDVARAVDRCTRCPLYCNATQGVVGEGPERARIMVVGEQPGDQEDLQGRPFVGPAGQVLNEALEEAGLDRTRLFLTNAVKHFKFEPRGKRRLHQNPTTGEIDMCGWWLDKERAFIQPDLIVTLGASALRGVTGKSASIKSMRGATHELEGGGKLIATIHPSFLLRLPDRERAAEERAMFVADLIRARELAA, from the coding sequence GTGAGGGAGGTGGTGCTCGCCGAGCCCGGCGATTTCGCCGAATGGCGAAGCGCCGCGCGGGGGTTGCTTGCGAGTGGCGTCGCGCCCGAGGATGTGAGTTGGCGCGGGAGCGAGGAAGGCGCATCGCTATTCGGTGACGAGACGGTCGGGGCGCCCGCGGGCGCGGTGTCGTTGCCGCGCGAATTGCTCGAAATCGCCGAGCGGGTGATCTGTCATCGTGACCCCGAGGTTCCGGCGCGGCTGTACCGGATCATCTGGCGCGCGGCGCGCGACCGGCAATTGCTCGCGCGCACGACCGATGCCGAGGTCGACTGGCTCCGCAAGGCCGACAAGGCGGTCCGCCGCGACGTCCACAAGATGCACGCCTTCGTACGCTTCCGCCGGCTGGGCGAGGAAGCGGGGCGTGAGAGTTTCGCGGCGTGGTTCGAGCCGTCGCATCGCATCCTGCGGCTGACCGCGCCCTTCTTTCAGCGGCGCTTCTACGGAATGGACTGGGCGATCGTGACGCCGGACGCGCGCGCGATCTGGAAGAATGAGGCGCTGACTTACGGCCCCGGCGGGACGAAGGGCGAGGTGCCGGGCAGCGATGTCGTCGAGGATCAGTGGCGGACCTATTATGGTGCGATCTTCAACCCCGCGCGGGTGAAGATCGATGCGATGCGCGCCGAGATGCCGAAGAAATATTGGAAGAACCTGCCCGAGGCACAGGATATCGCGCCGTTGCTCGCGGGCGCCGAGGCGCGGGTGGAACGCATGCGCGAAGCGGCCGTTTCCTTGGCGAACCCCCTGACCGACAAATGGCGGACGCGCGTGCCCGACGAATTGCTCCTCGACGACGATGTGAAGACGCTGGGCGACGTCGCGCGCGCGGTCGATCGTTGCACGCGCTGCCCGCTCTATTGCAACGCGACGCAGGGCGTGGTGGGCGAGGGGCCCGAGCGAGCGCGGATCATGGTGGTCGGCGAACAGCCGGGCGATCAGGAGGATTTGCAGGGGCGGCCGTTCGTCGGACCCGCGGGGCAGGTGCTGAACGAGGCGCTGGAGGAAGCCGGGCTCGACCGGACGCGGCTGTTCCTCACCAACGCGGTCAAGCATTTCAAATTCGAACCGCGCGGCAAAAGGCGGCTGCACCAGAATCCGACGACGGGCGAGATCGATATGTGCGGTTGGTGGCTCGACAAGGAGCGGGCTTTTATCCAGCCTGACCTGATCGTGACATTGGGTGCGAGCGCGCTGCGCGGCGTGACGGGCAAGAGCGCGAGCATCAAGTCGATGCGCGGTGCAACGCATGAGCTGGAGGGAGGCGGCAAGCTGATCGCGACGATCCACCCGTCCTTCCTGTTGCGCCTGCCCGATCGCGAACGCGCCGCCGAAGAGCGGGCGATGTTTGTCGCCGACCTGATCCGTGCGCGGGAACTTGCCGCCTGA
- a CDS encoding ligase-associated DNA damage response exonuclease, with protein sequence MAKAKTWIEPQPSGIYVKPADLWIDPSRPVERAAVTHGHADHARSGHGAVFATPETLAIMALRYGVDVEASHNQAYEYGDGFERGGVRFSFHPAGHVLGSAQILMEYAGERIVVTGDYKRRADPTCTPFEVVPCDIFITEATFGLPVFRHPPTGEEIAKLIGAVRAEPDRSVLVGAYALGKAQRVIAELRGAGWNAPIYIHGALERMCQLYAAHGVDLGELRLVSETDKAEMAGQVVLAPPSALNDRWSRRLPDPVTAMASGWMRVRQRARQRMVELPLVISDHADWDELTTTISEVNPKESWITHGSEDGLLRWCELHQRKARALHLVGRDLEEEA encoded by the coding sequence ATGGCGAAGGCGAAGACCTGGATCGAGCCGCAGCCGAGCGGCATCTATGTGAAGCCCGCCGACCTGTGGATCGACCCCTCGCGCCCCGTCGAGCGCGCGGCGGTGACGCACGGCCACGCCGATCATGCGCGCAGCGGCCATGGCGCGGTGTTCGCGACGCCCGAGACGCTCGCAATCATGGCGCTGCGCTATGGCGTCGATGTCGAGGCGAGCCATAATCAGGCGTATGAATATGGCGACGGCTTCGAGCGCGGCGGGGTGCGCTTTTCCTTCCATCCCGCGGGCCATGTGCTCGGCAGCGCGCAAATCCTGATGGAATATGCGGGCGAGCGGATCGTCGTCACCGGCGACTATAAGCGCCGCGCCGACCCGACCTGTACGCCCTTCGAGGTGGTGCCGTGCGATATTTTCATCACTGAGGCGACCTTTGGATTGCCTGTGTTCCGCCATCCGCCGACGGGCGAAGAGATCGCCAAGCTGATCGGCGCGGTGCGCGCCGAGCCCGACCGTTCGGTGCTCGTCGGCGCCTATGCGCTGGGCAAGGCGCAGCGCGTGATTGCCGAATTGCGCGGTGCTGGCTGGAACGCGCCGATCTATATCCACGGCGCGCTCGAACGCATGTGCCAGCTTTATGCGGCGCACGGTGTTGATCTCGGCGAACTGCGGCTGGTGTCTGAAACCGACAAGGCCGAGATGGCGGGGCAGGTCGTGCTCGCACCGCCGTCGGCGCTCAATGATCGCTGGTCGCGGCGGCTGCCCGATCCGGTGACCGCGATGGCATCGGGGTGGATGCGTGTGCGCCAGCGCGCGCGGCAGCGGATGGTCGAACTGCCGCTCGTCATCTCGGACCATGCCGATTGGGACGAGCTGACGACGACGATTTCGGAGGTGAACCCTAAAGAGAGCTGGATCACCCATGGCAGCGAGGATGGGCTGCTCCGCTGGTGCGAATTGCATCAGCGCAAAGCGCGCGCGCTGCATCTGGTGGGTCGCGATCTGGAGGAAGAGGCGTGA
- a CDS encoding cisplatin damage response ATP-dependent DNA ligase: MKRFAALIDRLIYTRSRNSKLALIVDYLRHTPDPDRGWAIAALTESLDFPAVKAGTVRALLATRVDEELFRLSRHFVGDTAETAALLWPDAPGRKASLSVSEAVDALAAASRSDAPAVVASLLDQLDADGRYALLKLALGGMRVGVSARLAKQAFAQAFDVPVDDVEELWHAIPPPYAPLFAWGEGRAERPDLADVAFFRPFMLAHPLEEESVDLADYAAEWKWDGIRVQIVRGGSETRIYSRGGEEISGAFPELIAAFDQDAVIDGELLVRGEVQGGEAASFNALQQRLGRKVVSKKMLADYPAFVRVYDLLAVDGNDLRGLPWTERRRQLEAFVPRLADSHFDLSQVIEATDFDELAERRAGARDAAIEGVMLKRRDAPYVAGRRAGLWYKWKRDPLTADCVMMYAQRGNGRRASFYSDYTFGCWSEAGELLPVGKAYSGFTDEELKWLDKFVRDNTLNRFGPVREVEKSLVLEVAFDSIHSSKRHKSGLAMRFPRISRIRRDKPAEEADRIATLQAMVT, translated from the coding sequence GTGAAGCGCTTCGCGGCCCTGATCGACCGGTTGATCTACACGCGCTCGCGCAATTCGAAGCTGGCGCTGATCGTCGATTATTTGCGACACACGCCCGATCCCGACCGTGGCTGGGCGATCGCGGCGCTGACCGAGAGTCTGGACTTTCCGGCGGTGAAGGCGGGGACGGTGCGGGCGCTGCTCGCGACCCGGGTCGATGAAGAATTGTTCCGCCTGTCGCGGCATTTCGTCGGCGATACTGCCGAGACCGCGGCGTTGCTCTGGCCCGACGCGCCGGGAAGGAAGGCCAGCCTCAGCGTGTCGGAGGCGGTCGACGCACTTGCCGCCGCGAGCCGCAGCGACGCCCCCGCCGTCGTCGCCTCGCTGCTCGACCAGCTCGACGCCGACGGGCGTTATGCGCTGCTGAAGCTCGCGCTTGGCGGCATGCGCGTCGGGGTGTCGGCGCGGCTCGCGAAACAGGCGTTTGCGCAGGCGTTCGATGTGCCCGTCGACGATGTCGAGGAACTGTGGCACGCGATCCCGCCGCCCTATGCACCGTTGTTCGCATGGGGCGAGGGCAGGGCGGAGCGGCCCGATCTCGCCGACGTCGCTTTCTTCCGCCCCTTCATGCTCGCGCATCCGCTCGAAGAGGAGAGCGTCGACCTTGCCGACTATGCCGCCGAGTGGAAATGGGACGGCATCCGCGTCCAGATTGTCCGCGGAGGCAGCGAAACGCGCATCTACAGCCGCGGCGGCGAGGAGATCAGCGGGGCGTTTCCCGAACTGATCGCGGCGTTCGATCAGGACGCGGTGATCGACGGCGAACTGCTCGTGCGCGGCGAGGTGCAGGGGGGTGAGGCGGCGAGCTTCAACGCGCTCCAGCAACGGCTCGGGCGCAAGGTCGTGTCGAAGAAAATGCTCGCCGATTATCCGGCGTTCGTCCGGGTCTATGATCTGCTCGCGGTCGACGGCAACGATCTGCGCGGTCTGCCGTGGACCGAACGGCGACGGCAGTTGGAGGCGTTCGTGCCGCGGCTCGCCGACAGTCATTTCGACCTGTCGCAGGTGATCGAGGCGACCGACTTCGACGAGCTCGCCGAGCGCCGCGCGGGTGCGCGCGATGCCGCGATCGAGGGGGTGATGCTTAAGCGCCGCGATGCGCCCTATGTCGCGGGCCGCCGCGCCGGGCTCTGGTATAAATGGAAGCGTGATCCGCTCACCGCCGACTGCGTGATGATGTACGCCCAAAGGGGCAATGGACGCCGCGCGAGCTTCTATTCGGACTATACCTTCGGCTGCTGGTCGGAGGCGGGCGAATTGCTACCCGTGGGAAAGGCCTATTCGGGCTTCACCGACGAGGAATTGAAGTGGCTCGACAAGTTCGTGCGCGACAACACGCTAAACCGCTTCGGCCCGGTGCGCGAGGTCGAGAAATCGCTCGTGCTCGAAGTCGCGTTCGATTCGATCCACAGCAGCAAGCGCCACAAGTCGGGGCTCGCGATGCGCTTTCCGCGCATTTCGCGCATCCGCCGCGACAAACCCGCC
- a CDS encoding sigma-70 family RNA polymerase sigma factor — MLPHLRAFGRSLTGNADLADDLVQETMLKAWKARAQYVPGPASMKSWAFVILRNCFLSQMRRKKFTAEYDEMAAERLLVAPDDQDDSLHLADVQRALMQLPVDQREALVLIGAGQLSYEEGAAICGCAVGTMKSRVSRGRAALQAILDSGEMPRRSADVMPSSEAFRTIMDNVDQLTANGPAGD, encoded by the coding sequence ATGTTGCCGCACCTGCGCGCGTTCGGCCGCAGCCTGACGGGCAATGCCGACCTCGCCGACGATCTGGTGCAGGAGACGATGCTGAAGGCGTGGAAGGCGCGCGCGCAATATGTGCCGGGCCCCGCCAGCATGAAGAGCTGGGCCTTCGTCATCCTGCGCAACTGTTTCCTGTCGCAGATGCGGCGCAAGAAATTCACCGCCGAATATGACGAGATGGCGGCCGAACGGTTGCTTGTCGCGCCCGACGACCAGGACGACAGCCTCCATCTCGCCGATGTGCAGCGCGCGCTGATGCAGCTGCCCGTCGACCAGCGCGAGGCGCTGGTGCTGATCGGTGCGGGGCAGCTGTCGTACGAGGAAGGCGCGGCGATCTGTGGCTGCGCCGTCGGCACGATGAAAAGCCGCGTATCGCGCGGCCGCGCGGCGTTGCAGGCGATCCTGGACAGCGGCGAAATGCCGCGGCGCAGCGCCGACGTTATGCCGTCGAGCGAAGCCTTCCGGACGATCATGGACAATGTCGACCAGTTGACCGCGAACGGTCCCGCGGGGGATTAA
- a CDS encoding response regulator, which produces MTLGEEIRGHLPFLRRYARALTGSQQHGDNFVHTTLEVIVAAPDEFHSGDGTRIDLYRNFHRIWESAYIDEGEDADEGEHPLVRAAHQRLVQITPLGRQILLLTALEGFSVEEAGLITGTDGETVETLLADAVGELDRESRTSVLIIEDEPLIAMELEQIVRDLGHRVAGIAATHEDAVAAFEATDAGLVLADIQLADGSSGIDAVQDILAIAPVPAIFITAFPEKLLTGGRVEPTFLISKPFRENTVRAAISQSLLFTPQLAA; this is translated from the coding sequence ATGACATTGGGTGAAGAAATTCGCGGACATCTTCCCTTTCTGCGCCGCTACGCGCGCGCGCTGACCGGCAGCCAGCAACATGGCGACAATTTCGTGCACACCACGTTGGAAGTGATCGTCGCGGCGCCCGATGAATTCCACAGCGGTGACGGCACCCGGATCGACCTCTACCGCAATTTCCACCGTATCTGGGAAAGCGCCTATATCGACGAGGGTGAAGACGCCGACGAAGGCGAGCATCCGCTCGTCCGCGCGGCGCACCAGCGCCTGGTCCAGATCACCCCGCTCGGCCGCCAGATCCTGCTGCTCACCGCGCTCGAGGGCTTTTCGGTCGAAGAGGCCGGGCTGATTACGGGCACCGACGGCGAGACCGTCGAAACTTTGCTCGCCGATGCCGTTGGCGAACTCGACCGCGAATCGCGCACCTCGGTGCTGATTATCGAGGACGAGCCGCTGATCGCGATGGAACTCGAACAGATCGTCCGCGACCTCGGCCACCGCGTTGCCGGAATCGCGGCGACGCATGAGGATGCCGTTGCGGCTTTCGAAGCGACCGATGCCGGCCTCGTCCTCGCCGACATCCAGCTCGCCGACGGATCGTCGGGGATCGACGCGGTGCAGGACATATTGGCGATCGCGCCGGTGCCGGCGATCTTCATCACCGCCTTCCCCGAAAAGCTGCTGACCGGCGGCCGCGTCGAACCGACCTTCCTGATCTCCAAACCGTTCCGCGAAAACACCGTCCGCGCCGCGATCAGCCAGAGCCTGCTCTTCACGCCGCAACTCGCGGCATAG
- a CDS encoding sensor histidine kinase produces the protein MAEQRPGAIGDAGSAASTGSEGRELADGEDERAVRAERLRLDTLREYRIMDTAPEPGFDRVTKMVAELFDVPIALVSLVDDCRQWFKSAYGLDTPETPRELSFCQYVIAEERPVMVTDVLGDPRFQDNPLVTGDLHIRFYAGVPLRAYNGAILGSLCVIDREVRAALTDIDLARLEDFAGIIMAEADLRRISAERDEARRTLERALDFSGIASWQYDPRTDRLSTQGAGAELWGSEYQAMLATGNGFFDLVHPDDRAALRVILEEAIAHGTPYAAEYRVLNPERGVRWNAVRGDWDVRSDDAMLTGVSIDITEQKSRQENSNLLMRELHHRMRNLFATVSAIISLTRHAARDVDDYVERISSRLDALNRAQNVLLGANFMTGSMHALMREVEAAFPRIRWSGPDLLLPENALVAMALVFNELATNAVKHGALAADGGRVEVDWTQDPEGSEPRTFRLTWTETGTQGLVGAPDRTSFGTLLMERSVRNNLGGSITRHWEPSGLVVEIALPAKWREA, from the coding sequence ATGGCAGAGCAGCGGCCCGGGGCGATCGGCGATGCGGGTTCAGCGGCGTCGACAGGAAGCGAGGGGCGCGAGTTGGCGGACGGGGAAGACGAGCGGGCAGTACGGGCGGAACGGCTGCGTCTCGACACATTGCGCGAATATCGGATCATGGACACGGCGCCCGAGCCGGGGTTCGACCGGGTGACGAAAATGGTCGCCGAACTGTTCGACGTGCCGATCGCGCTGGTCTCGCTGGTTGACGATTGCCGCCAATGGTTCAAATCGGCCTATGGCCTCGACACACCAGAAACGCCCCGTGAGTTGAGCTTTTGCCAATATGTCATCGCCGAGGAGCGGCCGGTGATGGTCACCGATGTTCTCGGTGATCCGCGCTTTCAGGATAACCCGCTGGTCACCGGCGACCTCCATATCCGCTTTTATGCCGGGGTACCGCTGCGCGCCTATAATGGCGCCATTCTCGGCAGCTTGTGCGTGATCGACCGTGAGGTGCGCGCAGCGCTGACCGACATCGACCTCGCCCGGCTGGAAGATTTCGCCGGGATCATCATGGCCGAGGCCGACCTGCGCCGGATCAGCGCCGAGCGCGACGAGGCGCGCCGCACGCTCGAGCGCGCGCTCGATTTTTCAGGAATAGCCTCATGGCAATATGATCCGCGCACCGACCGGCTCAGCACGCAGGGCGCCGGTGCCGAATTATGGGGCTCCGAATATCAGGCGATGCTGGCGACCGGCAACGGCTTCTTCGATCTGGTGCATCCCGACGACCGCGCGGCGCTCCGCGTGATCCTCGAGGAAGCGATCGCGCACGGCACGCCCTATGCGGCCGAATATCGCGTCCTTAACCCCGAGCGCGGTGTGCGCTGGAACGCGGTGCGCGGCGACTGGGATGTGCGGTCGGACGACGCGATGCTGACCGGGGTCAGCATCGACATCACCGAACAGAAAAGCCGGCAGGAAAATTCGAACCTGTTGATGCGCGAATTGCACCACCGGATGCGCAACCTGTTCGCGACGGTCAGCGCGATCATCTCGCTCACCCGTCACGCCGCGCGCGACGTCGACGATTATGTCGAGCGGATCAGCAGCCGATTGGACGCGCTCAACCGCGCGCAGAATGTCCTGCTCGGTGCCAATTTCATGACCGGGTCGATGCACGCGCTGATGCGCGAGGTCGAGGCAGCCTTTCCGCGCATTCGCTGGTCGGGACCCGACCTGCTCCTGCCCGAAAATGCGCTGGTCGCGATGGCCTTGGTGTTCAACGAGCTCGCGACCAATGCGGTCAAGCATGGCGCGCTGGCGGCGGACGGCGGGCGCGTGGAGGTCGATTGGACGCAGGATCCCGAGGGCAGCGAGCCCCGGACATTCCGGCTGACCTGGACCGAAACCGGGACGCAGGGGCTGGTCGGGGCGCCCGACCGCACCAGTTTCGGCACACTGCTGATGGAACGCAGCGTGCGTAACAACCTGGGCGGCTCGATCACGCGTCACTGGGAGCCGTCGGGGCTGGTGGTCGAAATCGCGCTGCCCGCCAAATGGCGCGAGGCGTAA
- a CDS encoding PQQ-dependent sugar dehydrogenase: MKNLPHIALIAALAVAACSAAPASTEAAPADTAKLDASGAQPATPLADAPFTVKEVASFNEPWAMTFVPGTRAALITEKSGKLKLWQESGSTLDVAGVPAVAYGGQGGFGDVIVAPDFATSGTIYLSWAEAGPDKTYGAVVAKAKLKQGAAPALEGLQIIWKQDPKVPGQGHYSHRLAFSPDGKYLFIGSGERQKFDPAQDMKANLGKILRLNPDGSVPADNPFADQGGVTAQIWSLGHRNILGLAFDGTGKLWNQEMGPKGGDEVNVVEAKANYGYPIVSNGDHYDGKDIPDHPTRPEFAAPKLWWNPAVSPGGLAWYGGDMYPGWKNSLLMGALSGEGLIRMAVDGDTVHKSDRWDFGQRIREVEVRDDGSIWLLTDGEDGKLVKLVPKR, encoded by the coding sequence ATGAAAAACCTGCCGCATATTGCCTTGATCGCCGCGCTTGCCGTCGCCGCCTGCTCCGCCGCGCCCGCGTCGACCGAAGCCGCGCCCGCCGACACCGCCAAGCTCGACGCATCGGGCGCGCAGCCCGCGACGCCGCTCGCCGACGCGCCCTTCACGGTCAAGGAAGTCGCGAGCTTCAACGAACCCTGGGCGATGACCTTCGTCCCCGGCACGCGCGCCGCGCTGATCACCGAGAAATCGGGCAAGCTCAAACTCTGGCAGGAAAGCGGCTCGACACTCGACGTCGCGGGTGTGCCCGCGGTCGCCTATGGTGGCCAGGGCGGGTTCGGCGATGTCATCGTCGCGCCCGACTTTGCGACCAGCGGCACGATTTATTTGAGCTGGGCCGAGGCCGGCCCGGACAAGACCTATGGCGCCGTCGTCGCCAAGGCGAAGCTCAAACAGGGCGCCGCGCCCGCACTCGAGGGGCTCCAGATCATCTGGAAACAGGATCCGAAGGTCCCCGGCCAAGGCCATTATTCGCACCGCCTCGCCTTCTCGCCCGACGGCAAATATCTCTTCATCGGATCGGGCGAGCGCCAGAAATTCGATCCCGCGCAGGATATGAAGGCCAATCTCGGCAAGATCCTCCGCCTCAATCCCGACGGCAGCGTCCCCGCCGACAATCCCTTTGCGGATCAGGGCGGCGTCACCGCGCAAATCTGGTCGCTCGGCCACCGCAATATCCTGGGCCTCGCCTTCGACGGCACCGGCAAACTCTGGAATCAGGAAATGGGACCGAAGGGCGGCGACGAGGTCAACGTCGTCGAAGCCAAAGCCAACTACGGCTATCCGATCGTGTCGAACGGCGATCATTATGACGGCAAGGATATTCCCGACCATCCGACGCGCCCCGAATTTGCAGCGCCCAAGCTCTGGTGGAACCCCGCGGTCTCCCCCGGCGGGCTCGCCTGGTATGGCGGCGACATGTATCCCGGCTGGAAGAACAGCCTGCTGATGGGCGCGCTCTCGGGCGAAGGGCTGATCCGCATGGCCGTCGACGGCGACACGGTGCACAAATCCGACCGCTGGGACTTCGGCCAGCGCATCCGCGAGGTCGAGGTACGCGACGACGGGTCGATCTGGCTGCTCACCGACGGCGAAGACGGCAAGCTGGTGAAGCTCGTCCCGAAACGGTAA
- a CDS encoding NepR family anti-sigma factor, which produces MATQGNNRMNGKGTPHPITDAPHRGQGSFPGTNGDQWHRTLTGRQAPEPVGAKLRMIYGNIVAERLPDNMLDLLSQLDQKSSKQ; this is translated from the coding sequence ATGGCTACGCAAGGCAACAACAGGATGAACGGCAAGGGCACCCCGCACCCGATCACCGATGCGCCGCATCGGGGACAGGGAAGTTTCCCCGGCACGAACGGCGATCAGTGGCACCGCACGCTCACCGGTCGCCAGGCCCCCGAACCCGTGGGCGCGAAATTGCGCATGATTTACGGCAACATCGTCGCCGAACGCCTGCCCGACAATATGCTAGACCTACTTTCCCAGCTCGATCAGAAAAGCTCGAAGCAATAA
- a CDS encoding sigma-70 family RNA polymerase sigma factor produces the protein MTAPSAAASQPQADTLSDGEFKTLLAGVIPHLRAYGRSLSGNPDLADDLTQDTMVKAWASRERFERGTSIKAWTFVILRNTFLSQMRRNKFVGEYDETAVERTMSTRAAQEDSGEMADLQRGLMELPQDQREALILVGAGGLSYEEAASICDCALGTMKSRVSRARAALEEIMNSGHFSQKRADAPPASEAVDAIMDSVETITARREAANR, from the coding sequence ATGACCGCACCAAGCGCAGCTGCATCGCAGCCGCAGGCCGACACCCTGTCGGATGGCGAATTCAAGACGCTGCTCGCTGGTGTCATCCCGCATCTGCGCGCCTATGGCCGCAGCCTGTCGGGCAATCCCGATCTCGCCGACGATCTGACGCAGGACACGATGGTCAAGGCGTGGGCGTCGCGCGAGCGCTTCGAGCGCGGCACCTCGATCAAGGCGTGGACCTTCGTCATCCTCCGCAACACTTTCCTCTCGCAGATGCGCCGCAACAAGTTCGTCGGCGAATATGACGAGACCGCGGTCGAACGCACCATGTCGACCCGCGCTGCGCAAGAAGACAGCGGCGAGATGGCCGACCTCCAGCGCGGGCTGATGGAATTGCCGCAGGACCAACGCGAGGCGCTGATCCTCGTCGGTGCCGGCGGGCTGTCGTACGAGGAAGCCGCGAGCATTTGCGACTGCGCGCTCGGCACGATGAAAAGCCGCGTGTCGCGCGCGCGCGCCGCGCTCGAGGAAATCATGAACAGCGGCCATTTTTCGCAAAAGCGCGCCGATGCCCCGCCGGCGAGCGAGGCGGTCGACGCGATCATGGACAGCGTCGAGACGATCACCGCGCGGCGCGAAGCGGCGAACCGCTAA